The proteins below come from a single Chitinophaga pinensis DSM 2588 genomic window:
- a CDS encoding NAD(P)/FAD-dependent oxidoreductase: protein MKHLIIIGGGFSGFWSAVSAVRQSREMGKTAELKITVINKDNYLTNRPRLYEAHLDTVRTNIQPLLEPLGVSLLTGLVTDIQPAEHRLIMDQDGQQTTLTYDYLIVAAGSRLKRPDIPGAEKIHHIDDFQGATQLHAHIAQLAAGGFKENGADTVVVVGGGLTGLEIVTGVQEIVNKYADRQIKVVLIDRQGNVGGAYSPEARTYINEVLLNQHIELRLGTLPVKIEENLVYLANGEQIPAGTVVWTAGLEANPLHAFFTGDKDNMNRLAVDEYFKLPGYSNIMVTGDAALSKPDGVNHALMSCQYSLFQGKWSGHNAVADLFGGEKLPYVQSTYVTCVDLGPEKALFTRGFERKMEANEAVGKQIKTEINTVWIVPSPDPEANVAAAIPADPAF from the coding sequence ATGAAACATCTCATCATTATAGGCGGCGGTTTCTCCGGGTTCTGGAGTGCTGTGAGCGCTGTAAGACAGAGCCGGGAAATGGGAAAAACGGCTGAACTGAAGATCACCGTGATCAATAAAGACAACTACTTAACCAACCGTCCAAGGCTGTATGAAGCACACCTTGATACCGTGCGGACCAATATCCAGCCATTACTGGAACCGCTGGGCGTATCCCTGTTGACCGGTCTGGTCACAGACATTCAGCCAGCGGAACATCGCCTGATCATGGACCAGGATGGCCAGCAAACAACCTTAACATATGATTATCTGATTGTTGCAGCAGGCAGCAGATTAAAACGTCCTGATATTCCCGGGGCAGAAAAGATCCATCATATCGACGATTTCCAGGGCGCTACGCAGTTGCACGCACATATTGCCCAGCTGGCAGCCGGCGGTTTTAAAGAAAATGGCGCTGATACGGTAGTGGTAGTCGGCGGTGGATTGACAGGACTGGAGATCGTGACGGGTGTACAGGAGATTGTTAATAAATATGCGGACCGGCAGATAAAGGTAGTATTGATCGACCGGCAGGGTAATGTAGGCGGCGCCTATTCCCCTGAAGCCCGTACCTATATTAATGAAGTGTTGCTGAACCAGCATATTGAATTACGTCTGGGCACCCTTCCGGTAAAAATTGAAGAAAACCTGGTCTACCTGGCTAACGGAGAACAGATCCCTGCCGGCACCGTTGTATGGACGGCCGGTCTGGAGGCTAATCCGCTACATGCTTTCTTCACCGGCGACAAAGACAATATGAACAGACTGGCCGTTGACGAGTATTTCAAATTACCTGGTTATAGCAATATTATGGTCACCGGAGATGCGGCCCTCTCCAAACCAGATGGCGTAAACCATGCGCTGATGTCCTGTCAGTATTCCCTGTTCCAGGGTAAGTGGTCAGGTCACAATGCTGTGGCCGATCTCTTTGGCGGAGAGAAACTACCGTATGTGCAATCCACTTATGTTACCTGCGTCGACCTTGGGCCTGAAAAGGCATTATTCACCAGAGGATTTGAGCGGAAAATGGAAGCGAATGAAGCAGTGGGCAAACAGATCAAGACAGAAATTAACACTGTATGGATCGTACCATCTCCAGACCCAGAGGCAAACGTTGCGGCTGCAATCCCGGCAGATCCTGCTTTTTAG
- a CDS encoding Crp/Fnr family transcriptional regulator produces the protein MRSTELMYPALRKHFAELADLTDAEYERIVSCFKEKRFKKHAIILHQGDPVNHEYFVLKGLLKTFLVDNNGKEHILQFSMENWWVSDYQAMHTGAPSSFIIQCLEDVELLYMSYDDRKRLCDEIHQYERFCRLKVTSGFISMQNRVMALLKNDAQSRYQQLLHQYPTLFQRVPKAMIAAYLGVSRETLSRLQV, from the coding sequence TTGCGTTCAACTGAACTTATGTACCCGGCGCTGAGAAAACATTTTGCGGAATTAGCTGATCTGACTGATGCCGAATATGAGCGCATAGTTTCCTGCTTTAAAGAGAAACGGTTTAAAAAACATGCCATCATTCTTCATCAGGGCGATCCCGTCAATCATGAATATTTTGTGCTGAAAGGCTTATTGAAAACCTTCCTGGTAGACAATAACGGCAAAGAGCATATTCTGCAATTCTCTATGGAGAACTGGTGGGTATCAGATTATCAGGCCATGCATACCGGTGCTCCCTCTTCCTTTATTATTCAATGCCTGGAAGATGTCGAGCTGTTATACATGTCTTATGATGACCGTAAAAGGCTGTGTGACGAAATACATCAATATGAACGTTTCTGCCGGTTGAAAGTCACCTCCGGCTTTATCAGTATGCAGAACAGGGTTATGGCATTGCTGAAGAATGATGCGCAGTCCAGATATCAGCAGTTATTACACCAGTATCCTACTTTATTTCAGCGGGTACCCAAAGCGATGATCGCCGCATATCTGGGCGTCAGCAGGGAGACCCTGAGCAGATTACAGGTCTGA
- a CDS encoding type 1 glutamine amidotransferase domain-containing protein, with product MKTKIKYVSALMALISVLALHTTSVSAQQKKKVLIVVTSFSALKDGTKMGLWLEEFTTPYYLLKENNIELTIASPEGGKAPVDPRSILPDFLTPSAKQFLGDGQAQKVLNNTVKLSTVKAKDYDAVFYPGGHAPMWDLPENAKSVALIQAFIEQQKPVAFVCHGPAALKNIKTKSGAYFTSGKTVTGYSNNEEQTGQTTHLIPFSLEDMLKERGAKYEKSETPWGPFAVQDGLLITGQNPASAAPTAQKLLVALSAK from the coding sequence ATGAAGACGAAGATAAAATATGTCTCAGCATTAATGGCCCTGATCTCCGTACTGGCATTGCATACAACAAGCGTATCCGCGCAGCAGAAAAAGAAGGTACTCATTGTAGTGACTTCCTTTTCCGCATTGAAAGATGGTACTAAAATGGGCCTCTGGCTGGAAGAGTTCACCACTCCTTACTACCTGTTAAAAGAAAACAATATCGAACTGACGATCGCTTCTCCTGAAGGCGGTAAAGCACCTGTTGATCCGAGAAGTATATTACCTGATTTCCTGACGCCGTCTGCAAAACAATTTCTGGGGGATGGGCAGGCACAGAAGGTGCTGAATAATACCGTAAAACTGAGTACGGTTAAGGCAAAAGATTATGACGCAGTATTCTACCCCGGTGGACATGCACCTATGTGGGACCTGCCTGAAAATGCAAAATCAGTTGCCCTGATCCAGGCATTCATCGAACAGCAAAAGCCTGTTGCCTTCGTTTGTCATGGTCCTGCTGCTTTAAAGAATATTAAGACAAAAAGCGGGGCTTACTTCACCAGTGGTAAGACAGTTACCGGCTACTCTAATAATGAAGAACAGACCGGTCAGACGACACACCTGATACCTTTCTCCCTGGAGGATATGTTGAAAGAGCGTGGCGCTAAATATGAAAAAAGTGAAACGCCATGGGGGCCATTTGCAGTACAGGACGGTTTGCTGATCACAGGACAGAATCCTGCTTCTGCAGCACCAACGGCACAGAAATTACTGGTGGCTTTATCCGCAAAATAA
- a CDS encoding sterol desaturase family protein, which translates to MNIETLLNYLLQLPVGYVWLIFLLENVLITCVVLLIGRFYYKGPYTPKEWTICIITNIINTIVTYAGFWLWKHGIVKITMGVSWNLLLDFLLLFLAMDLLMYVFHIAIHKTFLYKAVHRLHHEAVDPKPIDLFVLHPVEAFGFGSLWLLLLVVYPFNVYAIVIYLMINVIFGLAGHLGIEPIPEKILRLPLIKYLGTSTFHHNHHQDITHNFGFYTSIWDRLFKTYK; encoded by the coding sequence TTGAATATCGAAACACTCCTCAACTATCTGTTGCAGCTACCCGTAGGGTACGTCTGGCTCATTTTCCTGCTGGAAAACGTGCTGATTACCTGTGTCGTCTTATTAATAGGCCGTTTTTACTATAAAGGCCCTTATACGCCAAAAGAATGGACCATTTGCATCATTACTAATATCATCAATACTATTGTTACTTATGCCGGTTTCTGGCTTTGGAAACATGGAATTGTTAAGATTACGATGGGTGTTTCATGGAATCTCCTGCTGGATTTTCTGCTCCTGTTCCTGGCGATGGACCTGCTGATGTACGTTTTTCATATTGCTATCCATAAAACCTTCCTGTATAAAGCGGTACATCGGCTGCATCACGAAGCCGTCGATCCGAAGCCGATAGATCTGTTCGTCCTGCATCCTGTTGAAGCATTTGGTTTTGGTAGTTTGTGGCTGTTGCTGCTGGTTGTATATCCATTCAACGTCTACGCCATTGTGATCTATCTGATGATCAATGTCATCTTCGGATTAGCAGGGCATCTGGGGATAGAGCCTATACCGGAAAAGATCCTGCGCTTACCGCTGATTAAATACCTGGGGACGTCTACTTTTCACCATAATCATCACCAGGACATAACTCACAATTTTGGTTTCTACACGAGTATATGGGACCGCTTGTTTAAGACTTATAAATAA
- a CDS encoding SMI1/KNR4 family protein, with amino-acid sequence MVLFDEQIRRIKDKLSQARNVDKYLTVLGAKNHKYQVNEPVAAEDILKLEEQYGVSFPDCYRSFLLQVGNGGTGYEDSAAGPYYGIYPLGRNIKELIGDKAEEYLKNDCVIYPDMSAEYWQSLNAKIDDDEELSDEELYRELGKIWGGVIPIGSQGCAYIHGLIINGAYKGRVVNISMDGPKPQFTFEVNFLDWYERWLDEVISGQLLQDGVNWFGYAMGGPDTTMIHLFLETGSIKEKEECLKGILCKHKLEAETIEIVEEQLLNGSKEFKQDLLHILTKFDYGRAKPYLVDLARTDIGSVCSMIRWYAKSTSVEWVPLIRKYIADVDDAEKFRFCTYLLADATADFGDLIVPFAEREHEEMQVTAFYTLGKLKNKSDFLETFIKGLNASSNRVIHSALQALSDVYDIRLLQHYKRIAEKFPEEKDYILSNLNHRLAAYGLNNKTILLKNDLGE; translated from the coding sequence ATGGTATTGTTTGATGAACAGATACGAAGAATAAAAGATAAACTTTCCCAGGCCCGGAATGTTGATAAATACTTAACGGTATTAGGCGCAAAAAATCATAAATACCAGGTGAATGAGCCTGTTGCTGCGGAGGATATCCTTAAACTGGAAGAACAATACGGGGTTAGCTTCCCTGATTGTTACAGGTCTTTCTTATTACAGGTTGGGAATGGTGGTACCGGGTATGAAGATTCGGCAGCCGGCCCTTATTATGGTATTTATCCATTGGGGAGAAATATAAAAGAGCTCATTGGTGATAAAGCAGAAGAATATCTGAAGAATGATTGTGTCATTTATCCGGACATGTCAGCGGAATATTGGCAATCATTAAATGCAAAGATTGATGACGATGAAGAGCTTTCGGATGAGGAGCTTTATAGAGAACTGGGTAAAATATGGGGAGGTGTTATTCCTATCGGATCCCAGGGTTGTGCGTATATTCATGGGCTTATTATAAATGGTGCATATAAGGGACGTGTTGTGAATATCTCTATGGATGGCCCAAAACCACAATTCACTTTTGAAGTCAATTTCCTGGATTGGTATGAACGCTGGCTGGATGAAGTCATTTCTGGTCAACTATTACAGGATGGTGTAAATTGGTTTGGTTATGCAATGGGAGGCCCAGACACGACAATGATCCACCTGTTCTTAGAAACGGGTAGTATCAAGGAAAAAGAAGAATGTTTAAAGGGCATTTTATGTAAACACAAATTAGAAGCGGAGACAATAGAAATTGTTGAAGAACAATTGTTAAACGGCAGCAAGGAGTTTAAACAAGATCTGCTTCACATACTTACCAAATTTGATTATGGAAGAGCAAAACCTTATCTGGTTGACCTGGCCCGAACGGATATAGGAAGTGTTTGCAGTATGATTCGTTGGTATGCAAAAAGCACCAGTGTTGAATGGGTACCGCTTATTCGCAAATACATAGCCGATGTTGATGATGCGGAGAAATTCAGGTTTTGCACATATTTACTGGCTGATGCAACAGCTGACTTTGGTGACCTGATTGTTCCATTTGCAGAAAGAGAACATGAAGAAATGCAAGTGACAGCATTTTATACATTGGGGAAATTGAAAAATAAAAGCGACTTTTTAGAGACCTTTATAAAAGGACTAAATGCCTCTTCTAACAGGGTTATTCATAGCGCATTGCAGGCACTTTCTGATGTGTACGATATAAGGCTATTACAACATTATAAAAGAATCGCAGAAAAATTCCCTGAAGAAAAGGACTATATCTTATCAAATCTGAATCATAGGTTAGCAGCGTATGGCTTGAACAATAAGACCATTCTGCTGAAAAACGACTTGGGTGAATAA
- a CDS encoding aldo/keto reductase, which translates to METSSSFKPTFLLGGDIEINRMGYGAMRITGPKIWGMPENPQNSIDVLQRAVELGVNFIDTADQYGPFTSEQLIADALYPYKDNVIVGTKGGLVRFGPWADINNDASPQHLQDALDGSLRRLKLEQIALYQLHRIDPKVPAEISFDFLAKAQQQGKIRHLGLSEVSVEDIKLAQKHFKVVSVQNRYSVLDRQWESVLEYCKSENIAFIPWFPIGGGMVQLEEKLQEIATRKQVTMHQLALAWLLHRADNILLIPGTSSVAHLEENIKAATIELTADDIKELNGLVQ; encoded by the coding sequence ATGGAGACATCATCAAGTTTTAAACCGACCTTTTTATTAGGTGGCGATATAGAGATCAATCGTATGGGCTATGGAGCTATGCGTATTACCGGCCCAAAGATCTGGGGGATGCCTGAAAATCCGCAGAACTCAATAGATGTTCTACAACGAGCTGTTGAATTAGGCGTAAACTTTATTGATACAGCCGATCAGTACGGCCCATTTACCTCCGAGCAATTAATTGCAGATGCGTTATATCCTTATAAGGATAATGTCATTGTAGGCACCAAAGGCGGCCTTGTACGCTTTGGCCCCTGGGCAGATATTAATAACGACGCCAGTCCACAGCACTTACAGGATGCACTTGACGGCAGTCTGCGCAGACTTAAACTGGAACAGATAGCACTTTATCAATTACACCGCATCGATCCTAAAGTTCCGGCAGAAATCAGCTTTGATTTCCTGGCGAAAGCACAGCAACAAGGCAAAATAAGACACCTGGGCTTATCTGAGGTATCTGTAGAGGATATTAAACTCGCGCAAAAACACTTTAAGGTCGTTTCAGTGCAGAACCGCTATAGCGTACTGGATCGTCAATGGGAGTCCGTACTGGAATATTGCAAATCTGAAAACATCGCCTTCATTCCCTGGTTCCCGATAGGCGGCGGCATGGTGCAGTTAGAAGAAAAGCTCCAGGAAATAGCTACCCGTAAGCAAGTGACCATGCATCAGCTGGCATTGGCCTGGTTATTACATCGTGCAGATAATATTCTGTTGATACCTGGTACTTCCAGCGTGGCTCACCTGGAGGAGAATATAAAGGCGGCGACTATTGAACTGACTGCCGATGATATAAAGGAGCTGAATGGACTGGTGCAGTAA
- a CDS encoding helix-turn-helix domain-containing protein, with translation MATIMMKKAKGQFRVAGINEGKCTLDSYNRRDFYKISLVTEGSPCSLRYGSLPDIYVDKPALMLVNPIVPYNWTVPERLIPADGYFCVFNDEFIRASAQLSGLMDRLFTTQESPVYFPDAVTQQFLTGLFIRMRSDADMDYTDKDELYRSHLSLIFHEAIKMRRTTDTAENGIPRVAAEFIRLLNHQFPIDMPLQPISLKKASDYADRIAVHVNHLNMAVQKATGKSTTMHISERLFAEAKSLLSYTEYTLADIAAGLGFEYQSYFNRFFKKYAGVTPSDYRKNFEKYK, from the coding sequence ATGGCGACGATAATGATGAAAAAGGCTAAAGGGCAATTCAGGGTAGCCGGTATTAATGAAGGCAAGTGCACCCTGGATTCCTATAATCGCAGGGACTTTTATAAAATCAGTCTCGTTACAGAGGGATCTCCATGCAGCCTACGTTATGGGTCATTACCAGACATTTACGTTGACAAACCGGCCCTGATGCTGGTCAATCCGATTGTGCCTTATAATTGGACGGTTCCGGAAAGGCTCATTCCTGCTGATGGGTATTTTTGTGTATTTAACGACGAATTTATCCGCGCCAGCGCACAACTTTCCGGTCTTATGGATCGCCTGTTCACCACCCAGGAGTCTCCCGTTTACTTCCCGGACGCCGTTACGCAACAGTTCTTAACAGGGTTATTTATCCGGATGCGTTCCGACGCTGACATGGATTACACAGATAAGGACGAGTTATACCGTAGCCATCTCAGCCTGATATTCCATGAGGCCATCAAAATGCGACGTACAACAGATACAGCGGAGAACGGGATTCCCCGTGTTGCTGCCGAATTCATCCGCCTGTTAAACCATCAGTTCCCCATAGACATGCCTTTACAGCCGATCTCCCTTAAAAAGGCATCCGATTATGCGGACCGTATCGCTGTACACGTAAACCATTTAAATATGGCGGTACAGAAAGCAACAGGGAAGTCCACCACTATGCACATCAGCGAGCGCTTATTTGCTGAAGCAAAATCATTACTGAGCTATACAGAATACACCCTGGCGGACATTGCAGCTGGCCTCGGCTTCGAATACCAGAGCTATTTCAACCGGTTTTTTAAGAAGTATGCAGGCGTCACACCCTCCGACTATCGCAAAAACTTTGAAAAGTATAAATAG
- a CDS encoding Crp/Fnr family transcriptional regulator, translating into MTENNEILAQHLKNFAALTEKDIAESETFWKTRKINKGDFFNMQSMVCNDLGLVVKGIFRIYYHDPKTETDKNIFFFSENQFVVSFRSFISQNPCWYYIEAMEDAEIIFISYRDLHSLYAKNTNWLHFGKLLAELFFAYAQTRAEEFMFFSHEERYLRLLDEHPNIIERIPAYHISSFLGITNPSLSRIRKRVKR; encoded by the coding sequence ATGACTGAAAACAACGAGATCCTCGCGCAGCATCTAAAGAATTTCGCGGCTTTGACAGAAAAAGACATCGCAGAGAGCGAGACATTCTGGAAAACACGGAAGATCAATAAAGGCGACTTTTTTAATATGCAGAGTATGGTCTGCAACGATCTCGGACTAGTCGTAAAAGGTATTTTCCGTATTTACTATCATGATCCTAAAACGGAGACGGATAAAAATATCTTCTTTTTTTCTGAGAATCAGTTCGTCGTTTCTTTCAGAAGTTTTATCTCTCAAAACCCTTGTTGGTACTATATAGAGGCGATGGAAGATGCGGAAATTATCTTTATATCCTACAGGGATCTCCATAGCCTTTATGCGAAGAATACCAACTGGCTGCATTTCGGAAAACTGCTGGCGGAATTGTTCTTTGCTTATGCACAGACACGTGCAGAAGAATTCATGTTTTTCTCCCATGAAGAACGATACCTGCGCTTGTTAGATGAACATCCGAATATCATCGAAAGGATTCCTGCTTATCATATTTCATCTTTTCTGGGAATCACGAATCCTTCATTAAGCAGGATCAGAAAACGGGTGAAACGCTAA
- a CDS encoding DUF3667 domain-containing protein: protein MQLKRVDKDYILHEIWHILHFEKGIFYTIKEMLVRPGKNVKEFIVENRSRLVKPIIFIIVTSLIYTIIINLFHIEKEYISYHGTEQTEHAAMNLIFAWVQHHYGYANILMGLGIAFWTKLFFRKYDYNFFEILILICFVMGIAMLIYAVFAFFEGLTKLSLMQISGILSILYCTWAIGQFFDQKKVTSYLKAFAAYLLGMLTFLLSLGLLGILVELIKH from the coding sequence ATGCAGCTTAAAAGAGTTGATAAAGACTATATTTTACATGAAATATGGCACATCCTGCATTTTGAAAAAGGCATATTTTATACTATCAAAGAAATGCTCGTCAGACCCGGAAAAAATGTAAAGGAGTTTATTGTAGAAAACAGGAGCAGACTGGTAAAACCAATCATCTTCATCATCGTCACCTCACTCATTTATACAATTATCATTAACCTATTCCACATCGAAAAAGAATATATATCCTATCATGGAACGGAGCAAACAGAACACGCTGCAATGAATTTAATTTTCGCATGGGTACAACATCACTATGGTTATGCTAATATCTTAATGGGATTAGGTATTGCCTTTTGGACCAAACTCTTTTTCAGAAAGTATGATTACAATTTTTTCGAGATACTGATCCTGATATGTTTCGTCATGGGAATAGCGATGCTGATCTATGCTGTCTTTGCGTTTTTCGAAGGATTAACAAAGTTATCGCTGATGCAGATTTCAGGGATATTATCCATACTATATTGTACATGGGCAATCGGGCAATTCTTTGACCAAAAGAAAGTGACCAGTTACCTAAAAGCCTTCGCCGCCTATCTGCTGGGGATGCTTACATTTTTGCTTTCACTGGGACTTTTAGGGATCCTGGTGGAACTTATCAAACACTGA
- a CDS encoding IS3 family transposase (programmed frameshift): MKKTRFTESQIVSILKQQESGIPTKEICRQHGISEATFYNWKSRYGGMEASDVRRLKDLEEENARLKRMYADVSLDNQLLKDLFNKKRLGPATQRQIAHELVSEEGISVSRACRLVSFPRSQFYYNSRKNDNAVIIALQELAFKHPNYGFRKLSSYLRRAGHKWNHKRIYRVYRLLKLNKRRKGKRRLPARIKQPLIRQQMINVSWSMDFMSDSMTGNRRFRTFNVMDDCSREALAIEIDTSLSAKRVTRVLDRILTTRGKPNSIRVDNGPEFTSTKFCLWCKTNNIIVQYIQPGKPMQNGYIERFNRLYREAVLDAYLFFDLNQVRELTEEWLEEYNQRRPHEALNNLTPEEWKNMVLEETILQKNTVC; the protein is encoded by the exons ATGAAAAAAACAAGATTTACAGAATCCCAGATTGTTTCTATCCTTAAACAACAAGAATCCGGGATACCGACCAAAGAGATCTGCCGACAACACGGCATTTCAGAAGCGACTTTCTATAATTGGAAGAGTCGTTATGGAGGTATGGAAGCCTCAGATGTAAGGCGTTTGAAAGATCTAGAAGAAGAAAATGCGCGTCTGAAAAGGATGTATGCTGATGTATCCCTGGATAATCAACTTCTTAAAGATCTCTTCA ACAAAAAAAGGCTGGGCCCTGCCACCCAAAGACAAATAGCGCATGAGCTGGTTAGTGAAGAAGGTATTTCTGTGAGTAGGGCCTGTAGACTTGTATCCTTTCCACGATCTCAATTCTATTACAATAGCCGTAAGAATGATAATGCAGTTATTATTGCATTGCAGGAATTGGCTTTTAAGCATCCTAATTACGGCTTCAGGAAGCTATCCTCTTATTTGCGGAGGGCAGGCCATAAATGGAATCATAAACGGATTTACCGTGTTTATAGGCTATTAAAACTCAACAAACGTAGGAAAGGGAAAAGACGATTACCCGCCCGGATAAAGCAACCACTGATCAGGCAACAAATGATTAACGTTAGTTGGAGTATGGATTTTATGAGTGATAGTATGACTGGTAATAGACGCTTCCGGACTTTTAATGTAATGGATGACTGTTCAAGAGAAGCATTGGCTATTGAGATCGATACATCCCTATCTGCCAAGAGGGTTACGCGGGTACTGGACCGAATATTGACAACACGTGGTAAGCCGAATAGTATACGAGTAGATAATGGACCGGAGTTCACTTCTACAAAGTTTTGCCTATGGTGCAAAACGAATAATATCATCGTTCAATACATCCAGCCAGGTAAGCCAATGCAAAACGGATATATAGAAAGGTTTAACCGTCTATATCGTGAGGCTGTTCTTGATGCATACTTATTTTTTGACCTTAACCAGGTACGAGAGTTAACAGAGGAGTGGCTGGAAGAATACAATCAGCGTAGACCACATGAAGCATTAAATAATCTTACCCCAGAAGAGTGGAAAAACATGGTTCTTGAAGAAACGATTCTCCAGAAGAATACTGTTTGCTAA